A region from the Acanthopagrus latus isolate v.2019 chromosome 8, fAcaLat1.1, whole genome shotgun sequence genome encodes:
- the phlda2 gene encoding pleckstrin homology-like domain family A member 2 → MKMSAEEISHVLKEGELEKRSDNLLQFWKRKTCVLTTDSLNIYADTQKRSKGKELKLQSIKKVDCVERTGKFVYFTIVTTDNKEIDFRCSGEENCWNAVITMALIDFQNRKAIQDFKTRQDNESASPGQQERRMARAP, encoded by the coding sequence ATGAAAATGTCCGCGGAGGAGATCAGCCATGTCCTCAAGGAGGGagagctggagaagaggagCGACAACCTGCTCCAGTTCTGGAAGAGGAAGACGTGCGTCCTGACCACGGACAGCCTCAACATTTACGCGGACACGCAGAAGCGCTCCAAGGGCAAAGAGCTGAAGCTGCAGTCCATCAAGAAGGTGGACTGCGTGGAGCGCACCGGCAAGTTCGTCTACTTCACCATCGTAACCACAGACAATAAGGAGATCGATTTCCGGTGCTCCGGGGAGGAGAACTGCTGGAACGCGGTGATCACCATGGCTCTGATTGACTTCCAGAACAGAAAGGCCATCCAGGACTTTAAAACGCGGCAGGACAACGAGAGCGCGTCGCCCGGACAGCAGGAGCGGCGCATGGCGAGGGCGCCGTGA